A region of Sporosarcina sp. FSL W7-1349 DNA encodes the following proteins:
- a CDS encoding putative holin-like toxin: MVTYEAIHMMFQFGMFLATLATAVVAMIALYTNRKK; encoded by the coding sequence GTGACATACGAAGCAATTCATATGATGTTCCAATTTGGAATGTTCCTTGCAACATTGGCAACAGCCGTTGTAGCAATGATTGCTCTATACACCAATAGAAAAAAGTAA